A stretch of the Thermus thermophilus genome encodes the following:
- a CDS encoding CTP synthase: MNGSADAGPRPRKYVFITGGVVSSLGKGILTSSLGALLRARGYRVTAIKIDPYVNVDAGTMRPYEHGEVFVTADGAETDLDIGHYERFLDMDLSRGNNLTTGQVYLSVIQKERRGEYLSQTVQVIPHITDEIKERIRKVAEEQKAEIVVVEVGGTVGDIESLPFLEAIRQFRFDEGEGNTLYLHLTLVPYLETSEEFKTKPTQHSVATLRGVGIQPDILVLRSARPVPEEVRRKVALFTNVRPGHVFSSPTVEHLYEVPLLLEEQGLGRAVERALGLEAVIPNLSFWQEAVRVLKHPERTVRIAIAGKYVKMPDAYLSLLEALRHAGIKNRARVEVKWVDAESLEAADLDEAFRDVSGILVPGGFGVRGIEGKVRAAQYARERKIPYLGICLGLQIAVIEFARHVAGLKGANSTEFDPYTPHPVIDLMPEQLEVEGLGGTMRLGDWPMRIKPGTLLHRLYGREEVLERHRHRYEVNPLYVDGLERAGLVVSATTPGMRGRGAGLVEAIELKDHPFFLGLQSHPEFKSRPMRPSPPFVGFVEAALAYQERA; the protein is encoded by the coding sequence GTGAACGGGAGCGCCGACGCGGGCCCCAGGCCCAGAAAATACGTCTTCATCACCGGCGGCGTGGTTTCCAGCCTAGGCAAGGGGATCCTCACCTCCTCCCTCGGGGCCCTCCTCCGGGCCCGGGGGTACCGGGTGACGGCCATCAAGATAGACCCCTACGTCAACGTGGACGCGGGGACGATGCGCCCCTACGAACACGGGGAGGTCTTCGTCACCGCCGACGGGGCCGAAACCGACCTGGACATCGGCCACTACGAGCGCTTCTTGGACATGGACCTCTCCCGGGGGAACAACCTCACCACGGGGCAGGTCTACCTCTCGGTGATCCAGAAGGAGCGCCGGGGAGAGTACCTCTCCCAGACCGTCCAGGTCATCCCCCACATCACCGACGAGATCAAGGAAAGGATCCGCAAGGTGGCCGAGGAGCAGAAGGCGGAGATCGTGGTGGTGGAGGTGGGGGGGACGGTGGGGGACATTGAGAGCCTCCCCTTCCTCGAGGCCATCCGCCAGTTCCGCTTTGACGAGGGGGAGGGGAACACCCTCTACCTGCACCTCACCCTGGTCCCCTACCTGGAGACCAGCGAGGAGTTCAAGACCAAGCCCACCCAGCACTCCGTGGCCACCCTGCGGGGCGTGGGGATCCAGCCCGACATCCTGGTCCTCCGCTCCGCCCGGCCCGTGCCCGAGGAGGTGCGGAGGAAGGTCGCCCTCTTCACCAACGTCCGTCCGGGCCACGTCTTCTCCAGCCCCACCGTGGAGCACCTCTACGAGGTCCCCCTGCTCCTGGAGGAGCAGGGCCTGGGCCGGGCGGTGGAGCGGGCCTTGGGCCTCGAGGCGGTGATCCCCAACCTCTCCTTCTGGCAGGAAGCGGTCCGGGTCCTCAAGCACCCCGAGCGCACCGTCAGGATCGCCATCGCCGGAAAGTACGTGAAGATGCCGGACGCCTACCTCTCCCTCCTGGAGGCCTTGCGCCACGCGGGGATCAAGAACCGGGCCCGGGTGGAGGTGAAGTGGGTGGACGCGGAAAGCCTCGAGGCGGCGGACCTGGACGAGGCCTTCCGGGACGTCTCCGGCATCCTGGTCCCGGGGGGGTTTGGTGTGCGGGGCATTGAGGGCAAGGTGCGGGCGGCCCAGTACGCCAGGGAGCGGAAAATCCCTTACCTCGGGATCTGCCTCGGCCTCCAGATCGCCGTGATTGAGTTTGCCCGCCACGTGGCGGGCCTCAAGGGGGCGAACTCCACGGAGTTTGACCCCTACACCCCCCACCCGGTGATTGACCTCATGCCCGAGCAGCTGGAGGTGGAGGGCCTAGGGGGGACCATGCGCCTTGGGGACTGGCCCATGCGCATCAAGCCCGGCACCCTCCTCCACCGCCTCTACGGCAGGGAGGAGGTGCTGGAGCGCCACCGCCACCGCTACGAGGTGAACCCCCTCTACGTGGACGGGCTGGAGCGGGCGGGCCTCGTGGTCTCCGCCACCACCCCGGGGATGCGGGGCCGGGGGGCGGGGCTCGTGGAGGCCATTGAGCTCAAGGACCACCCCTTCTTCCTCGGCCTCCAGAGCCACCCCGAGTTCAAGAGCCGCCCCATGCGCCCTTCCCCGCCCTTCGTGGGCTTCGTGGAGGCGGCGCTGGCCTACCAGGAAAGGGCCTAA
- the rplM gene encoding 50S ribosomal protein L13 translates to MKTYVPKQVEPRWVLIDAEGKTLGRLATKIATLLRGKHRPDWTPNVAMGDFVVVVNADKIRVTGKKLEQKIYTRYSGYPGGLKEIPLEKMLATHPERVLEHAVKGMLPKGPLGRRLFKRLKVYAGPDHPHQAQRPEKLEV, encoded by the coding sequence GTGAAGACGTACGTGCCGAAGCAAGTGGAACCCCGCTGGGTTCTCATTGACGCGGAGGGCAAGACCTTGGGGCGGCTTGCCACGAAGATCGCCACCCTCCTTCGGGGCAAGCACCGCCCCGACTGGACCCCCAACGTGGCCATGGGGGACTTCGTGGTGGTGGTCAACGCCGACAAGATCCGCGTCACCGGGAAGAAGCTGGAGCAGAAGATCTACACCCGCTACAGCGGCTACCCTGGGGGGCTTAAGGAAATCCCCTTGGAGAAGATGCTGGCCACCCACCCCGAGCGGGTGCTGGAGCACGCGGTGAAGGGGATGCTGCCCAAGGGGCCCCTGGGCCGCAGGCTCTTCAAGCGGCTCAAGGTCTACGCCGGCCCGGACCATCCCCACCAGGCCCAGAGGCCGGAGAAGCTGGAGGTCTAG